The following are encoded in a window of Sinomonas cyclohexanicum genomic DNA:
- a CDS encoding FAD-dependent oxidoreductase, producing MEHTVKQNKTIACDVLVVGSGAAGMAAALKAASQGLSVIVAEKEQYFGGTTAISAGWAWVPGNRVGTAAGDTREEVETYLKNLAPDTYNADGVAQFLDTVPEALDFFERETDVEFVYPEKAPDYQMDLPGARLGGRAILPKDTDARILGDKRLLMQPYMSSYTVFGYMPQVGPDINEFFHVNQSVKSFVYVAKKLLRTWFDAARYRRPVLRSNGNALMTLMVKSAYDAGVRMWKSSPVLELTRGDDGAVTGAVTGGEHPARVEAKLGVILAAGGFSGNTELRKKYFPHDAAGDDHFTPTVGHGGDAATMTLAAGGRIDDAVSSVGSWAPVTVFRFRDGRQRLFPHLRAIGLPGLIAVDRHGKRFGNEALSYHDFGGRMIAHNAGEDKTFGWVIADEKTMHKYGIGYAKPWPMPRGYFYKMGYLVKGNTLEELADRIGVDAAGLTQTVAEFNVGARAGEDPAFGRGSTEYNHFRGDMEHKPNPNLAPLDKGPYYAAKIQMGDLGTFAGIAVDSDNLVVTEEGTPIPGLLAVGAAARSVFGGGYPGYGSHIGAALVFGYRAGRDVARLASARENGRGIGRPASASVAEEAAR from the coding sequence ATGGAACACACCGTGAAGCAGAACAAGACCATTGCCTGCGACGTCCTCGTCGTCGGGTCCGGGGCCGCGGGCATGGCGGCCGCCCTCAAGGCCGCGAGCCAGGGCCTGAGCGTGATCGTCGCCGAGAAGGAGCAGTACTTCGGCGGCACGACGGCGATCTCCGCCGGCTGGGCGTGGGTGCCCGGCAACCGCGTGGGGACGGCCGCCGGGGATACGCGCGAGGAGGTCGAGACCTACCTCAAGAACCTCGCCCCCGACACGTACAACGCCGACGGCGTCGCGCAGTTCCTGGACACCGTCCCCGAGGCGCTGGACTTCTTCGAGCGGGAGACCGACGTCGAGTTCGTCTACCCCGAGAAGGCGCCCGACTACCAGATGGACCTCCCGGGCGCGCGGCTCGGGGGCCGCGCCATCCTGCCCAAGGACACGGACGCCCGGATCCTCGGCGACAAGCGCCTGCTCATGCAGCCGTACATGTCCTCCTACACGGTCTTCGGATACATGCCGCAGGTGGGCCCGGACATCAACGAGTTCTTCCACGTGAACCAGTCGGTGAAGTCGTTCGTGTACGTCGCGAAGAAGCTCCTGCGCACGTGGTTCGACGCCGCCCGCTACCGCCGCCCCGTGCTCCGCTCGAACGGCAATGCCCTCATGACGCTCATGGTCAAGAGCGCCTACGACGCCGGCGTGCGCATGTGGAAGTCCTCGCCCGTGCTCGAGCTCACCAGGGGGGACGACGGCGCGGTCACCGGCGCGGTCACCGGCGGCGAGCACCCCGCACGCGTCGAGGCCAAGCTCGGCGTCATCCTCGCCGCCGGCGGCTTCTCGGGCAACACCGAGCTGCGCAAGAAGTACTTCCCGCACGACGCCGCCGGCGACGACCACTTCACGCCGACCGTGGGGCACGGCGGCGACGCCGCCACGATGACCCTCGCGGCCGGCGGCCGCATCGACGACGCCGTCTCCTCCGTGGGCTCGTGGGCGCCCGTGACCGTGTTCCGCTTCCGCGACGGCCGCCAGCGGCTCTTCCCGCACCTGCGTGCGATCGGCCTGCCGGGCCTCATCGCGGTGGACCGCCACGGGAAGCGGTTCGGCAACGAGGCCCTCAGCTACCACGACTTCGGCGGGCGGATGATCGCCCACAACGCCGGCGAGGACAAGACGTTCGGCTGGGTCATCGCCGACGAGAAGACGATGCACAAGTACGGCATCGGCTACGCCAAGCCGTGGCCCATGCCGCGCGGCTACTTCTACAAGATGGGGTACCTGGTCAAGGGGAACACCCTCGAGGAGCTCGCGGACAGGATCGGCGTCGACGCCGCGGGCCTCACGCAGACCGTGGCCGAGTTCAACGTGGGCGCGCGGGCCGGCGAGGACCCGGCCTTCGGACGGGGCTCGACCGAGTACAACCACTTCCGCGGTGACATGGAGCACAAGCCCAACCCCAACCTCGCTCCCCTGGACAAGGGCCCGTACTACGCGGCCAAGATCCAGATGGGCGATCTGGGCACGTTCGCGGGCATCGCCGTCGACTCCGACAACCTGGTGGTGACCGAGGAGGGCACCCCGATCCCCGGCCTCCTCGCGGTCGGCGCCGCCGCGCGCAGCGTGTTCGGCGGCGGGTACCCGGGATACGGCTCGCACATCGGCGCGGCGCTCGTGTTCGGGTACCGGGCCGGGCGGGACGTGGCTCGCCT
- a CDS encoding MFS transporter produces the protein MSSVARTTQAGHAASSADSAGAGNHRKTPGKAALASFLGSTLEYYDFFIYGTAAALVFPSLFFPADNPTAGLVAAFATFGVAYVARPLGGMVMGHFGDRLGRRNVLLVTLSLMGLASLGIGFLPTYDSVGLLAPVLLTLGRLLQGFSAGAESAGASTLTLEHSPEGRRGFFTSFVMAGYASGMVLATLVFVPITALPKADLMAWGWRVPFWCSVVVLAIAYWVRTHLEETPVFEETKDETRAAGTARKLPLGQVLRYQAADVVRVLFMSIFSVMQTIFTVFGLSYATAHGGLDKGAILTINAVTIGLSMLVMPTVAALSDRIGRKPLMITAMVGSTAALFAYFWALGTGNLVLVFLVSFAFMTVLYSGFNGVWPGFFAELFAAPVRYSGMALGNQLGLLVAGFGPMIGGLLMTSGPAGWVPVAVFGAACALAAVIAVVSSRETARTPIDELGEPYLAATNRGN, from the coding sequence ATGAGCAGTGTCGCTCGTACCACCCAGGCCGGCCACGCGGCGTCGTCCGCCGACTCCGCCGGTGCCGGCAACCACCGCAAGACCCCGGGCAAGGCGGCCCTCGCCTCGTTCCTCGGCTCCACGCTCGAGTACTACGACTTCTTCATCTACGGCACGGCCGCGGCGCTCGTGTTCCCGTCGCTGTTCTTCCCGGCCGACAATCCGACCGCGGGGCTCGTCGCCGCGTTCGCGACGTTCGGCGTAGCGTACGTGGCCCGCCCGCTCGGCGGGATGGTCATGGGCCACTTCGGCGACCGCCTCGGCCGGCGCAACGTGCTCCTCGTGACGCTCTCGCTCATGGGCCTGGCCTCCCTCGGCATCGGCTTCCTCCCGACATACGACTCGGTGGGACTCCTCGCCCCCGTGCTCCTGACCCTCGGCCGCCTCCTGCAGGGCTTCTCGGCCGGCGCCGAGTCCGCGGGCGCCTCGACGCTCACGCTCGAGCACTCTCCGGAGGGTCGCCGGGGCTTCTTCACCTCGTTCGTCATGGCCGGCTACGCGTCCGGCATGGTCCTCGCGACCCTCGTGTTCGTCCCCATCACGGCCCTGCCGAAGGCCGACCTCATGGCCTGGGGCTGGCGCGTGCCGTTCTGGTGCTCGGTCGTGGTCCTCGCCATCGCCTACTGGGTCCGCACTCATCTGGAAGAGACGCCGGTCTTCGAGGAGACGAAGGACGAGACGCGCGCCGCGGGAACAGCCCGCAAGCTACCTCTCGGCCAGGTGCTGCGCTACCAGGCGGCGGACGTGGTGCGCGTCCTGTTCATGTCCATCTTCTCGGTCATGCAGACCATCTTCACGGTCTTCGGCCTCTCCTACGCGACGGCCCATGGGGGCCTCGACAAGGGCGCGATCCTCACGATCAACGCCGTGACGATCGGCCTGTCGATGCTGGTGATGCCCACCGTCGCCGCGCTCTCCGACAGGATCGGCCGCAAGCCGCTCATGATCACCGCAATGGTCGGGAGCACGGCAGCACTGTTCGCGTACTTCTGGGCGCTCGGCACCGGCAACCTCGTCCTCGTGTTCCTCGTGAGCTTCGCTTTCATGACCGTCCTCTACTCGGGCTTCAACGGCGTCTGGCCGGGCTTCTTCGCCGAGCTCTTCGCGGCCCCGGTCCGCTACTCCGGCATGGCGCTGGGCAACCAGCTCGGCCTGCTCGTGGCCGGCTTCGGGCCGATGATCGGCGGCCTGCTCATGACCTCGGGCCCCGCCGGCTGGGTCCCGGTGGCCGTCTTCGGCGCGGCCTGCGCGCTCGCCGCGGTGATCGCCGTCGTGAGCTCCCGCGAGACGGCCCGCACCCCCATCGACGAGCTCGGCGAGCCCTACCTGGCCGCGACGAACCGCGGCAACTGA
- a CDS encoding Dabb family protein → MIRHAVLFKFKPDFPADQREAWTSGLDRMRGNIPGLIALTHGPDAIRSERAFDYAIVADFESVADIEVYNTHPLHEPLKEYSFPNSEQILSVDFEIPKDTP, encoded by the coding sequence ATGATCCGCCACGCCGTCCTGTTCAAGTTCAAGCCGGACTTCCCGGCCGACCAGCGCGAGGCCTGGACCTCGGGGCTGGACCGCATGCGCGGCAACATCCCCGGGCTGATCGCCCTCACGCACGGGCCCGACGCGATCCGCTCCGAGCGGGCCTTCGACTACGCGATCGTCGCGGACTTCGAGTCCGTGGCCGACATCGAGGTGTACAACACCCATCCCCTGCACGAACCGCTGAAGGAGTACTCCTTCCCGAACAGCGAGCAGATCCTCTCCGTCGACTTCGAGATCCCCAAGGACACCCCATGA
- a CDS encoding FAD-dependent oxidoreductase encodes MEYLVGTPRSTYDVVVLGSGAGALTAAATAARAGKSVVVLEKASLLGGTSAISGGMLWIAANHHAREAGFEDTADAALEYVRAVSRGRAREELLAAAVTRGDSMLRFLEHELGVTFIYLDNFPDYRQDLPGAVDGGRTIEPELANIADLLGDLADRVRSDGRAPFTMQEYEDWGAFTRFPWDELDARAKAGLVAKGRALVAMLLAAAIREGAHVAVEARGERLIYSGQGADDGGRVTGVVLASGERIDATEAVVIATGGFEWDHSLADSMLASRLYTMCSPPTNEGDGLRMAQRIGAQTRGTREAWWAPMSITGDTRDGRPIGTLLRFERQGPGSIMVNRHGKRFANESQNYNDLARCLQSWDSPANTTLNTPAHVVFDQSYLERYGVLSHRAGEPTPDYLIEGATLPELAAKIGVPAENLVATVERFNAFAVTGEDPDFHRGQTAYDKYWGDADNVWPNPSLGPLEQGPFYALEVVNGAFGTNGGIATDGAARVLDVDGAPIAGLFAVGNATESAYAAGYPGAGATLGPLMTMGYLAGRTIAGQAAGYDDGAAAASAAELTDLAEPVLAEAAR; translated from the coding sequence ATGGAATACCTCGTTGGAACCCCACGCAGCACGTACGACGTCGTCGTGCTCGGCTCGGGCGCGGGAGCCCTCACCGCAGCGGCCACCGCGGCGCGCGCCGGCAAGTCCGTCGTCGTCCTCGAGAAGGCGAGCCTCCTCGGGGGCACGAGCGCCATCTCCGGCGGCATGCTCTGGATCGCCGCGAACCACCACGCCCGCGAGGCGGGCTTCGAGGACACGGCGGACGCCGCGCTCGAGTACGTCCGTGCCGTCTCGCGGGGCCGCGCCCGCGAGGAGCTCCTCGCCGCCGCCGTGACCCGCGGCGACTCCATGCTGCGCTTCCTCGAGCACGAGCTCGGCGTCACGTTCATCTACCTCGACAACTTCCCCGACTACCGCCAGGACCTCCCGGGCGCAGTGGACGGGGGCCGCACGATCGAGCCCGAGCTGGCCAACATCGCCGACCTGCTCGGCGACCTCGCCGACCGCGTCCGCTCCGACGGCCGCGCGCCTTTCACGATGCAGGAATACGAGGACTGGGGCGCCTTCACCCGGTTCCCCTGGGACGAGCTCGACGCCCGGGCCAAGGCGGGACTCGTCGCGAAGGGCCGCGCGCTCGTCGCCATGCTGCTCGCTGCCGCGATCCGCGAGGGCGCGCACGTGGCCGTCGAGGCCCGCGGCGAACGGCTCATCTACAGCGGTCAGGGGGCCGACGACGGCGGGCGCGTCACCGGCGTCGTGCTCGCGTCCGGCGAGCGGATCGACGCGACGGAGGCCGTGGTCATCGCGACCGGCGGATTCGAGTGGGACCACTCACTGGCCGACTCGATGCTCGCGAGCCGCCTCTACACGATGTGCTCCCCGCCCACCAACGAGGGCGACGGCCTGCGCATGGCGCAGCGGATCGGCGCCCAGACCCGCGGCACCCGCGAGGCATGGTGGGCGCCCATGTCCATCACCGGCGATACCCGCGACGGCAGGCCGATCGGCACGCTCCTGCGCTTCGAGCGCCAGGGCCCGGGCTCGATCATGGTCAACCGGCACGGGAAGCGCTTCGCGAACGAGTCCCAGAACTACAACGACCTGGCCCGCTGCCTGCAGTCGTGGGACTCCCCTGCCAACACGACGCTCAACACGCCGGCGCACGTGGTCTTCGACCAGTCCTACCTCGAGCGGTACGGGGTCCTGTCCCACCGCGCGGGCGAGCCGACCCCGGACTACCTCATCGAGGGCGCGACCCTGCCCGAGCTCGCGGCGAAGATCGGCGTCCCGGCGGAGAACCTCGTCGCGACCGTCGAGCGCTTCAACGCGTTCGCCGTCACAGGCGAGGACCCCGACTTCCACCGCGGACAGACCGCCTACGACAAGTACTGGGGCGACGCCGACAACGTCTGGCCGAACCCGTCCCTCGGCCCGCTCGAGCAAGGCCCGTTCTACGCCCTCGAGGTGGTCAACGGCGCGTTCGGCACGAACGGCGGCATCGCGACCGACGGCGCCGCGCGGGTGCTCGACGTCGACGGCGCACCGATCGCAGGCCTGTTCGCCGTGGGCAACGCGACCGAGAGCGCCTACGCCGCGGGCTACCCCGGCGCCGGCGCGACCCTCGGCCCGCTCATGACCATGGGCTACCTCGCCGGCCGCACGATCGCAGGGCAAGCCGCGGGGTACGACGACGGTGCTGCCGCCGCCTCGGCGGCTGAGCTCACCGACCTCGCGGAGCCAGTGCTCGCGGAGGCCGCCCGATGA
- a CDS encoding DinB family protein, translating to MRRDLLWIAEDFGLIVGTVQASELGAPTRGTRWTNRQLLFHMVLGQNIALTSIPLFGAFSRLPPAASRAWSAALEACTGPYDWVNWAGAVAGARVLGVGAMGRMMDRTTRVIVNWYDRAGPGALARGMSVPPSWDPYFSDWMDRRGILEWAPKHYRHHRGQLTLSTLPD from the coding sequence GTGCGTCGAGACCTGCTCTGGATCGCCGAGGACTTCGGGCTCATCGTCGGCACGGTGCAGGCGTCCGAGTTGGGCGCGCCGACCCGGGGGACGCGGTGGACGAACCGTCAGCTGCTGTTTCACATGGTGCTCGGCCAGAACATCGCGCTCACGTCCATTCCGCTCTTCGGGGCGTTCTCGCGGCTGCCGCCGGCTGCCTCGCGTGCCTGGAGTGCGGCACTGGAGGCCTGCACCGGCCCGTACGACTGGGTGAACTGGGCCGGGGCGGTGGCCGGGGCGCGCGTCCTCGGGGTCGGCGCGATGGGGCGCATGATGGACCGGACCACGCGGGTGATCGTCAACTGGTACGACCGTGCCGGCCCCGGGGCGCTGGCACGGGGCATGTCCGTGCCGCCGTCGTGGGACCCCTACTTCTCCGACTGGATGGACCGCAGGGGCATCCTCGAGTGGGCGCCGAAGCACTACCGGCACCACCGCGGCCAGCTGACCCTGTCCACCCTGCCGGACTGA
- a CDS encoding FAD-dependent oxidoreductase produces the protein MSTSPLPVAVIGAGPVGLAAAAHLLERGLEPLILEAGHAVGASMREWGHVRVFSPWRYNLDAAAVRLLERHHWQAPEPEALPLAADIVSDYLGPLAATDELADRIILGARVTAVTRRGLDKGRSIGREAAPFLLRYTAPDGTEHEVLAAAVVDASGTWQTRAPLGTSGLSAIGEDAAESAGFLTSPLPDVTGDGFPGRRTLVIGAGHSAANTVLALAELARTTPGTEVLWAIRAGSPVRAYGGGADDELPARGQLGTRLHEAVDSGAVQLITGFRTERLEPLDGPALRVRSDDGRALVVDRLVPATGFRPDLSILSELRLDLDPAVDAPRKLGPLIDPDFHSCGTVEPHGASVLSHPEEGFYVVGMKSYGRAPTFLMATGYEQVRSVAAALAGDTEAANAVELELPATGVCSTDAAFGAGDGGGSCCGGPAPVPVSIGFPTGLQHGRTGAGAR, from the coding sequence ATGAGCACCTCCCCCCTCCCTGTCGCCGTCATCGGCGCCGGACCGGTCGGCCTCGCCGCAGCCGCCCACCTCCTCGAGCGCGGCCTGGAGCCGCTCATCCTGGAGGCGGGGCACGCCGTCGGGGCATCCATGAGGGAGTGGGGCCACGTCCGGGTCTTTTCGCCGTGGCGCTACAACCTCGACGCCGCCGCGGTCCGCCTCCTCGAGAGGCACCACTGGCAGGCGCCAGAGCCCGAAGCCCTCCCGCTCGCGGCCGATATCGTCTCGGACTACCTCGGGCCCCTCGCCGCCACGGACGAGCTCGCGGACCGGATCATCCTCGGTGCGCGCGTCACCGCGGTCACCCGCCGGGGCCTGGACAAGGGGCGGAGCATCGGCCGGGAGGCTGCGCCGTTCCTGCTCCGTTACACGGCCCCGGACGGCACGGAGCATGAGGTCCTGGCAGCGGCGGTGGTCGACGCCTCCGGCACCTGGCAGACGCGGGCACCGCTGGGCACGTCCGGCCTGTCCGCCATCGGCGAGGACGCCGCAGAATCGGCCGGCTTCCTCACCAGCCCGCTCCCCGATGTCACCGGCGATGGGTTCCCCGGGCGCCGCACCCTCGTCATCGGGGCCGGCCACTCCGCCGCCAACACGGTGCTGGCACTGGCCGAGCTCGCGCGGACGACCCCGGGTACGGAAGTCCTCTGGGCCATTCGGGCAGGCTCCCCGGTGCGGGCCTACGGCGGCGGGGCCGACGACGAGCTCCCCGCCCGCGGCCAGCTCGGCACCCGCCTGCACGAGGCCGTCGACTCCGGCGCGGTGCAGCTCATCACCGGCTTCCGCACCGAGCGCCTCGAACCCCTCGACGGGCCCGCGCTCCGGGTGCGCTCCGACGACGGCCGGGCCCTCGTCGTCGACCGGCTGGTCCCCGCCACAGGGTTCCGCCCCGACCTCTCGATCCTGTCCGAGCTGCGCCTCGACCTCGACCCCGCCGTGGACGCGCCGCGGAAGCTCGGCCCGCTCATCGACCCCGACTTCCACTCCTGCGGGACCGTCGAGCCCCACGGTGCAAGCGTCCTCTCCCATCCGGAGGAGGGCTTCTACGTCGTCGGGATGAAGTCCTACGGTCGTGCCCCGACCTTCCTCATGGCCACAGGCTACGAGCAGGTCCGCTCCGTCGCCGCAGCCCTCGCCGGCGATACCGAGGCAGCCAACGCCGTCGAGCTGGAGCTCCCCGCGACCGGGGTCTGCTCGACCGACGCCGCGTTCGGCGCAGGCGACGGCGGCGGATCCTGCTGCGGCGGTCCGGCGCCCGTCCCAGTGTCGATCGGCTTCCCGACGGGCCTCCAGCACGGCCGAACAGGGGCGGGAGCACGCTGA
- a CDS encoding ArsR/SmtB family transcription factor, with translation MNVPAVAPVEAPCCLPGIPSALSDEDIERLARVFKALGDPARVRLLSLIAGAESGESCVCDLIGPVGLSQGTVSHHMKLLAEAGLVTREQRGRWAYYALAEGALDAAATALRRM, from the coding sequence ATGAACGTCCCTGCAGTGGCCCCGGTGGAGGCCCCGTGCTGCCTTCCGGGCATCCCCTCCGCCTTGAGCGACGAGGACATCGAGCGGCTCGCGCGCGTGTTCAAGGCCCTAGGGGATCCGGCCCGCGTCCGGTTGCTCTCGCTCATCGCGGGAGCGGAGTCGGGGGAGAGCTGCGTGTGCGACCTCATCGGTCCAGTGGGCCTGTCGCAGGGCACCGTGTCGCACCACATGAAGCTCCTCGCGGAGGCCGGGTTGGTCACCCGCGAGCAGCGTGGCCGATGGGCCTACTATGCCCTTGCCGAGGGCGCCCTCGACGCCGCGGCGACGGCGTTGCGCCGGATGTAG